One Gloeobacter morelensis MG652769 DNA window includes the following coding sequences:
- a CDS encoding NB-ARC domain-containing protein, with product MSDTPKARRRRGYRLTSQGWQRLHEARCRTEEREHAGERLTLEDLSERTGFDPNTVAKVLKAEEGVDKQTLLRFFVAFGLELESDDYARPEAGAPSSQPPREVRRDWGEAVDVSLFHGRGGELAILENWLVEERCRLVAILGMGGIGKTALAVKLARQSEAHFERLIWRSLRNAPPLADLLTELIAFAGEEQAPALPTGIEGRILRLLECLRRNRCLLVLDNAESLLRGGEQAGTYREGCEGYGELLRRVGEVPHASCLVLTSREKPAEVAALEGSSLPVRSLRLGGLQQSEGEVILQAKGLRGAADERRRLVECYRGNPLALMIISTSIRELFDGQICEFLAQDTAVFNGIANLLQQQFDRLTEAEKQLMYWLAIHREPVVASQLRENVVPAVSAPKILETLESLLRRSLIERGATGYSQQPVVMEYTTEHFVERICDEVHQRALALLRSHALLLAQAKDYIRAAQSRLILKPVIDGLLFRLGSQTHLEQRLAALLAQQRDEAPLQPGYVGGNTLNMLATLQTELRHWDFSHLAVWQAYLQEVNLYGVNFAHADLARCVFAQNFGGVFSVAFSPDGEQIAVGDDNSEIRLWRAADGQQQLSCQGHTDWVCAVAFAPDGQTFASASQDGTVKLWDARIGQCLATLRGHIGWVRSAAFAPDGSILASAGQDSTVKLWDAATGRCLATLQGHTGVVHSVAFAPDGSILASAGQDSTVKLWDAATGRCLATLQGHTEPIRSVVFSPDGHRLASASHDRTVKLWTPATGRCLATLAGHGDWVSAVAFAPDGRSLATGSLDRTVRLWETITGQCLKTLQEHTDQVFSIAFHPQGHTLASGSPTQTVKLWDTESGQCLRTLQGKTVTVLAVAFSPQAQILVSGSDDRLVRLWDVRTGECTRVLRGHLRGVTTVAFAPDGRTLASAGADLSVKLWDALSGQCLRTLREHTGSIRSVAFAPDGRLLASGSQDGTVKLWDPGTGRSVATLQGHTSWIRSVAFAPDGRLLASGSQDGTARIWDTRTGECLQILAGHTYLICSVAFSLDGQLLASGSQDQTIRLWEVQTGACLRTLTEKTGMVFSLAFSPDGQLLASGSNDMTVKLWQVGTGRCVKTLGPHTSLVVSIAYAPDGSTLASASLDESIRLFDPATGACLRRFTVERTYEGTDITGATGLSEAQKAVLIALGAVERIL from the coding sequence ATGAGCGATACTCCCAAGGCAAGACGCAGGCGTGGGTACCGGCTGACTTCCCAGGGCTGGCAGCGCCTGCACGAGGCGCGCTGCCGGACTGAAGAGCGCGAGCATGCCGGGGAGCGCTTGACCCTCGAAGATCTCAGCGAGCGCACCGGCTTTGACCCCAACACCGTCGCCAAGGTGCTCAAGGCCGAGGAAGGCGTGGATAAACAGACCCTGTTGCGCTTTTTCGTCGCTTTTGGCCTGGAACTGGAAAGCGACGATTATGCTCGGCCGGAAGCCGGGGCACCATCGTCTCAGCCGCCGCGCGAGGTACGTCGCGACTGGGGCGAGGCGGTCGATGTGTCGCTGTTCCACGGCCGGGGAGGCGAATTGGCGATTCTGGAGAACTGGCTGGTCGAGGAGCGTTGCCGGCTGGTGGCCATTTTGGGGATGGGCGGCATCGGCAAGACGGCCCTCGCCGTTAAACTCGCCCGCCAGAGCGAGGCGCACTTCGAGCGGCTCATCTGGCGCTCGCTGCGCAACGCGCCACCGCTTGCGGATCTGCTTACCGAGTTGATTGCCTTTGCAGGCGAGGAGCAGGCCCCGGCACTGCCCACGGGCATCGAAGGCCGGATCTTGCGGCTTTTAGAATGTCTGCGCCGCAACCGCTGTTTGCTGGTGCTCGACAACGCCGAATCGCTGTTGCGCGGCGGAGAGCAGGCAGGCACCTACCGCGAGGGCTGCGAAGGCTATGGTGAGCTGCTCAGACGGGTTGGGGAGGTACCCCACGCGAGCTGCCTGGTGCTCACCAGCCGCGAAAAACCCGCCGAGGTCGCAGCCCTGGAGGGGTCGAGCCTGCCGGTGCGCTCGCTGCGGCTGGGTGGTCTGCAGCAGAGCGAAGGCGAGGTCATTTTACAGGCGAAGGGCCTCAGGGGCGCAGCGGACGAGCGGCGCAGGCTGGTGGAATGTTACCGGGGCAACCCGCTGGCGTTGATGATTATCTCGACGTCGATCCGGGAGCTGTTCGACGGCCAGATCTGCGAATTTCTCGCCCAGGACACGGCGGTCTTCAACGGGATCGCCAACCTTTTGCAGCAGCAGTTCGACCGGTTGACCGAGGCTGAAAAACAGCTGATGTACTGGCTGGCCATCCACCGGGAGCCAGTGGTTGCCTCTCAGTTGCGGGAAAACGTCGTCCCTGCCGTCTCCGCGCCCAAGATCCTCGAAACGCTCGAATCGCTGTTGCGCCGCTCGCTCATCGAGCGTGGCGCCACGGGGTATTCGCAACAGCCGGTGGTCATGGAATACACCACCGAGCACTTCGTGGAGCGCATCTGTGACGAAGTGCACCAAAGGGCGCTCGCTCTATTGAGAAGCCATGCCCTGCTGCTGGCCCAGGCAAAAGACTATATCCGCGCCGCCCAGAGCCGGCTGATCCTCAAGCCGGTGATCGACGGGTTGCTTTTTAGACTCGGGTCGCAGACGCACCTGGAGCAACGGCTGGCGGCCCTCCTGGCGCAGCAGCGCGATGAGGCGCCATTGCAGCCGGGGTATGTGGGTGGTAATACCCTCAACATGCTCGCCACTTTGCAGACGGAATTGCGCCACTGGGATTTTTCTCACCTGGCCGTCTGGCAAGCCTATCTGCAGGAGGTGAACCTGTACGGCGTCAATTTTGCCCACGCCGATCTGGCCCGCTGCGTCTTTGCCCAGAACTTCGGGGGGGTGTTCTCGGTGGCCTTCAGTCCGGACGGCGAGCAGATAGCTGTCGGTGACGACAACAGCGAAATCCGTCTGTGGCGCGCGGCCGACGGCCAGCAACAACTCAGCTGTCAGGGCCACACCGATTGGGTCTGCGCCGTCGCCTTCGCCCCGGACGGACAAACTTTCGCCAGCGCCAGCCAGGATGGCACCGTCAAACTCTGGGATGCGCGCATAGGCCAGTGCCTCGCGACCCTGCGCGGGCACATCGGCTGGGTGCGCTCGGCGGCCTTTGCCCCGGACGGGAGCATTCTTGCCAGCGCCGGACAGGACAGCACCGTCAAACTCTGGGATGCGGCCACGGGAAGGTGCCTCGCCACGCTCCAAGGACACACCGGTGTGGTCCACAGCGTCGCCTTCGCCCCGGACGGGAGCATTCTTGCCAGCGCCGGTCAGGACAGCACCGTCAAACTCTGGGATGCGGCCACGGGAAGGTGCCTCGCCACGCTCCAAGGACACACAGAGCCGATCCGCTCGGTAGTGTTTTCCCCGGACGGCCACAGGCTCGCCAGTGCCAGCCACGACCGGACCGTCAAACTCTGGACTCCGGCCACAGGAAGATGCCTCGCCACCCTCGCCGGGCATGGCGACTGGGTCTCGGCGGTGGCTTTCGCCCCAGACGGGCGCAGCCTTGCCACCGGTAGCCTCGATCGGACCGTCCGGCTGTGGGAGACGATCACCGGTCAATGCTTGAAAACGCTGCAGGAGCATACCGATCAGGTCTTCTCCATCGCCTTCCATCCCCAGGGCCATACCCTTGCCTCCGGCAGCCCGACCCAGACGGTCAAGCTCTGGGACACCGAGAGCGGCCAATGCCTGCGCACGCTGCAGGGAAAAACGGTCACAGTCCTCGCGGTGGCCTTCAGCCCGCAGGCGCAAATCCTGGTTTCCGGCAGCGACGACCGGCTGGTCCGGCTGTGGGATGTGCGCACCGGCGAATGCACCCGCGTGCTGCGCGGTCACCTGCGGGGGGTCACCACCGTCGCCTTCGCCCCGGACGGGCGCACCCTGGCAAGCGCCGGTGCGGATCTGAGCGTCAAGCTCTGGGACGCGCTCTCGGGCCAGTGCCTCAGGACGCTGCGCGAGCACACCGGCTCGATCCGCTCGGTGGCGTTTGCCCCGGACGGGCGGCTGCTCGCCAGCGGCAGCCAGGACGGTACCGTCAAGCTCTGGGATCCCGGTACAGGGCGCAGCGTCGCGACGCTGCAGGGGCACACAAGCTGGATCCGCTCGGTGGCGTTTGCCCCGGACGGGCGGCTGCTCGCCAGCGGCAGCCAGGACGGCACCGCCAGAATCTGGGACACCCGCACCGGCGAATGCCTCCAGATCCTGGCAGGACATACGTATTTGATTTGCTCGGTGGCCTTCAGCCTCGACGGACAGCTGCTCGCCAGCGGCAGCCAAGATCAGACCATCCGGCTGTGGGAGGTACAGACAGGAGCGTGCCTGCGCACCCTTACAGAAAAAACCGGCATGGTCTTCTCGTTGGCCTTCAGTCCCGACGGACAGCTGCTCGCCAGCGGCAGCAACGACATGACCGTCAAACTCTGGCAGGTGGGCACCGGCCGGTGCGTCAAGACGCTGGGTCCGCACACCAGCCTGGTCGTGTCGATCGCCTACGCCCCGGACGGCAGTACCCTCGCAAGCGCCAGCCTCGATGAGAGCATTCGGCTTTTCGATCCGGCCACGGGCGCGTGTTTGCGGAGGTTCACGGTCGAAAGAACCTACGAAGGCACCGACATCACCGGCGCCACCGGCCTCAGCGAGGCGCAAAAGGCGGTGCTGATCGCCCTTGGGGCCGTGGAACGCATTCTGTAA
- a CDS encoding Gfo/Idh/MocA family protein, which translates to MARIGIGIIGTGFGQKIHLPGFQSLAAEMDLQVLAVLGRDSHRIAQVARQFDVPYPCTSVEQLLDVPGLGAVSIASPPFLHYEQAMATIAAGKHLLCEKPVALAGFEAYRLLETATARSLVHTVDFEFRCVPEWQLLNELLIEGAIGALHLVTVDWLVEGRADPRRPWSWYAERERGGGALGSLGSHVFDYLGWLFGPLTRLNARLDTLIHSRPDPLSGDWLPVDSDDSCQIWLELTDGTPVNVRLCTATWQGTGHRLAVYGERGSLVLANDNQKDYVHGFKLQRANAGGVLEPVEVPERLRFERTYPDGRLAPFIAIARRFLEGIRGGETVVPSLREGTYAQLLMDLAQRSHREQVWLEVPVEAFPGETSA; encoded by the coding sequence ATGGCACGCATCGGCATCGGCATCATCGGCACGGGGTTCGGGCAGAAAATTCACCTGCCGGGCTTTCAGTCGCTGGCGGCGGAGATGGACCTGCAGGTGTTGGCTGTCCTGGGCCGTGACAGCCATCGCATCGCCCAGGTGGCCCGCCAGTTCGATGTGCCCTACCCCTGCACGAGCGTCGAGCAACTGTTGGATGTGCCGGGCCTGGGGGCAGTGAGTATTGCCTCACCGCCCTTTTTGCACTACGAGCAGGCGATGGCGACTATCGCCGCGGGCAAGCACCTGCTGTGCGAAAAACCGGTGGCTCTCGCGGGTTTTGAAGCCTACCGGCTGTTGGAAACTGCCACCGCCCGCTCCCTTGTCCACACGGTCGATTTTGAATTTCGCTGCGTCCCCGAGTGGCAACTGCTAAACGAGTTGCTGATCGAAGGCGCAATTGGAGCGCTGCATCTGGTCACCGTCGATTGGCTGGTGGAAGGACGCGCCGACCCAAGGCGGCCCTGGAGCTGGTACGCCGAGCGCGAACGGGGCGGCGGTGCGCTCGGATCGCTGGGCTCCCATGTCTTCGACTATCTGGGGTGGCTATTTGGTCCCCTTACCCGCCTCAATGCCCGCCTCGACACGCTCATCCACAGCCGCCCCGACCCGCTGAGCGGCGATTGGCTGCCGGTGGACAGCGACGACAGTTGCCAGATCTGGCTTGAACTCACCGACGGCACCCCGGTGAATGTGCGCCTGTGCACCGCCACCTGGCAAGGTACCGGCCACCGCCTCGCAGTCTACGGCGAGCGGGGCAGCCTGGTGCTCGCCAACGACAACCAGAAAGATTACGTTCACGGTTTCAAGCTCCAGCGCGCAAACGCCGGGGGCGTTCTGGAACCCGTCGAGGTGCCCGAGCGGCTGCGCTTCGAGCGCACCTACCCGGACGGGCGGCTCGCGCCGTTCATCGCCATTGCCCGCCGCTTTCTAGAAGGCATCCGGGGGGGCGAGACGGTAGTGCCGTCGCTGCGCGAGGGCACCTACGCGCAACTGTTGATGGACCTGGCCCAACGCTCCCACCGGGAGCAAGTCTGGCTGGAGGTGCCGGTTGAAGCGTTTCCGGGCGAAACGTCAGCTTGA
- a CDS encoding SDR family NAD(P)-dependent oxidoreductase, translated as MSIQLFDLSQKVAAITGSGRGIGRAIARGMAAAGAKVVIADIDAKSARATAAEIEQAGAEALAVEVDTVSRKQCTRMVDLTVERFGRIDVMVCNAAVDVIKPAAELAEAEWDWIIDVDLKGYFNAAQAAARRMLPQGGGSIVMTSSLASVIGIHGLVAYAAAKGGVNQLVRSMAVEWATSNVRVNAIAPGYCENIMAGAESTHADPAKEQQIRTFTPMGRRCKPEELVGPAIFLASEAASYVTGAILHVDGGYTAM; from the coding sequence ATGAGTATTCAGCTGTTTGATCTAAGCCAAAAAGTGGCGGCGATCACCGGTTCCGGGCGGGGTATCGGCCGGGCGATCGCCCGGGGGATGGCGGCGGCCGGGGCGAAGGTGGTCATTGCCGACATCGACGCCAAGAGCGCCCGAGCGACCGCCGCTGAAATAGAACAGGCGGGCGCAGAAGCCCTGGCGGTCGAGGTGGACACGGTGAGCCGCAAGCAGTGCACCCGGATGGTCGATTTGACCGTGGAGCGCTTCGGTCGCATCGACGTCATGGTCTGCAATGCCGCTGTCGATGTGATCAAACCGGCGGCCGAGTTGGCGGAGGCCGAGTGGGATTGGATTATCGATGTCGATCTAAAGGGCTACTTCAATGCGGCCCAGGCCGCCGCCCGCCGGATGCTGCCCCAGGGGGGCGGTTCGATTGTCATGACTTCTTCGCTTGCGAGTGTAATCGGTATCCACGGGCTGGTCGCCTACGCCGCCGCCAAAGGCGGCGTCAACCAGCTGGTGCGCTCGATGGCGGTGGAATGGGCCACAAGCAACGTCCGCGTCAACGCCATCGCCCCCGGCTACTGCGAAAACATCATGGCAGGGGCCGAGTCCACCCACGCCGACCCGGCCAAAGAACAGCAGATCCGCACCTTTACCCCCATGGGCCGGCGCTGCAAACCCGAAGAACTGGTGGGGCCGGCGATCTTTTTGGCCTCCGAAGCCGCCTCCTATGTGACCGGGGCGATCTTGCACGTCGACGGCGGCTACACCGCCATGTAG
- a CDS encoding glutathione S-transferase family protein yields the protein MIELYTWNTPNGQKIPIFLEETGTPYNFHPVHIGKGEQKTPEFLAINPNGKIPAIVDTEGPDGEPLRVFESAAILQYLAEKTGQLIPAHPRRRAEALMWLAFQIGGVGPMFGQAGFFLRAKERNEQAIERYTTESQRLFGVLERRLGEEEYLAVEYSIADMATYPWVRASQFVGSDVLQQALADAPNVRRWCAAIAARPAVERALQITKEKSQ from the coding sequence GTGATCGAGCTGTACACCTGGAACACGCCCAACGGCCAAAAAATCCCGATCTTTTTAGAAGAGACCGGCACGCCCTACAACTTTCATCCGGTCCACATCGGCAAGGGCGAGCAAAAGACCCCCGAATTTCTGGCCATCAACCCCAATGGCAAGATTCCCGCCATCGTCGACACCGAGGGACCGGACGGCGAGCCTTTGCGGGTCTTCGAATCGGCGGCCATCTTGCAATATCTGGCGGAAAAGACCGGCCAACTGATCCCCGCTCACCCGCGCCGTCGGGCCGAAGCGCTCATGTGGCTGGCCTTTCAAATAGGAGGGGTGGGTCCCATGTTCGGCCAGGCGGGCTTTTTCCTGCGCGCCAAAGAGCGCAACGAACAGGCCATCGAGCGCTATACCACCGAATCGCAGCGGCTGTTCGGTGTGCTGGAGCGGCGGCTTGGCGAGGAAGAATATTTGGCGGTCGAATATTCGATCGCCGACATGGCCACTTACCCCTGGGTGCGCGCTTCCCAGTTTGTCGGGTCCGACGTTTTGCAGCAGGCCCTCGCAGACGCCCCGAACGTGCGGCGCTGGTGCGCAGCAATTGCCGCCCGCCCGGCCGTCGAGCGGGCCTTGCAGATCACCAAAGAAAAAAGTCAGTGA
- a CDS encoding acyltransferase family protein: METPGQNVATVISAPPVGRIGYLDGVRGCLSLLVILHHVAITYGAVGGWYYKEHTGEAWVNLLLTTFAALDQFYFMGLFFLLAAVFTPASLTRKGGATFLRERCVRLGIPLLLFALFLSPPLDYVAWVYQGDFKGSFVEYLVLEPPLLKDFAPGPLWFVEALLAFSLVYLLVRRWRPGLSSSPEVTAGQVVGFAVLLAVLSFLVRLVYPIGAEFWHLQLAYFPQYILLFAVGVRAGSAAVFVRLNRRWFWPCAALTAWGAAMVPVLVLLNGGIDDRFLGGWHWQAAAICLVEGVVCPVACIAVLLLFRDRISVGQRLWTFLGENSYAVYIVHAPVCVLASLALRGIPLHPLGKFLVVSLLGVGLSLAVAASLRRWGGKAVRGVLG, from the coding sequence ATGGAAACGCCCGGGCAAAACGTTGCGACCGTCATCTCTGCCCCGCCGGTCGGGCGCATCGGCTACCTGGACGGTGTCCGCGGATGCCTGAGCTTGCTGGTCATCCTCCATCATGTGGCGATCACCTACGGGGCCGTCGGCGGATGGTATTACAAAGAGCACACCGGCGAAGCCTGGGTGAATCTGCTGCTGACCACGTTCGCCGCGCTCGATCAGTTCTATTTCATGGGGCTGTTCTTCTTGTTGGCTGCCGTCTTTACGCCCGCTTCCTTAACCCGAAAGGGGGGAGCCACCTTCCTGCGGGAGCGCTGTGTACGGCTGGGTATTCCCCTGTTGCTCTTCGCGCTCTTCCTCAGCCCACCCCTTGATTACGTCGCCTGGGTCTACCAGGGTGATTTCAAGGGCAGCTTCGTTGAGTACCTCGTGCTTGAACCGCCGCTGCTCAAGGACTTTGCCCCCGGTCCGCTGTGGTTTGTAGAGGCATTGCTGGCGTTCAGTCTGGTCTACCTGCTTGTCCGGCGCTGGCGGCCAGGGCTCAGTTCGTCGCCAGAGGTGACGGCCGGTCAGGTGGTGGGCTTCGCCGTTCTGCTGGCGGTCCTGTCCTTCCTCGTCCGGCTGGTGTATCCGATCGGGGCCGAATTCTGGCATCTACAATTGGCCTACTTCCCCCAGTACATCCTGCTGTTTGCGGTGGGAGTGCGGGCCGGTTCAGCCGCGGTCTTCGTGCGGCTGAACCGGCGCTGGTTCTGGCCGTGCGCAGCCCTGACCGCCTGGGGCGCGGCGATGGTGCCGGTCCTCGTCCTGCTCAACGGCGGCATCGACGATCGCTTCCTGGGTGGGTGGCACTGGCAGGCGGCGGCCATCTGTCTGGTAGAGGGTGTGGTCTGCCCGGTCGCCTGCATCGCCGTGCTCCTGCTGTTTCGCGACCGAATTTCCGTCGGCCAACGGTTATGGACCTTTCTGGGCGAGAATTCCTACGCTGTGTACATCGTGCACGCGCCAGTATGCGTGCTCGCCTCGCTGGCCTTGCGGGGCATTCCCCTACACCCATTGGGCAAGTTTTTGGTGGTGTCGCTCTTGGGCGTGGGTCTGTCGCTGGCGGTGGCCGCCTCCCTCAGACGGTGGGGCGGCAAGGCGGTGCGAGGGGTGCTCGGGTGA
- a CDS encoding sigma-70 family RNA polymerase sigma factor, producing MEPSANVTQLLLDWRNGDQQALLQLTPLIHKELHGLAAYLLRAERSGHTLQATALVNEAYLRLVDQGSVAWSSRAHFLAIAAKSMRRILVEHARAHRRLKRGGGAVKVSLDQVAELAAAERDEELLVLDEALDALATVDPQQSRLVELRYFGGLTIEQTAEALAISPATVKRHWGIAKAWLHCWMSGDAAERNTLSAP from the coding sequence ATGGAACCTTCTGCGAACGTTACCCAACTGCTGCTCGACTGGCGCAACGGGGATCAGCAGGCACTGCTGCAATTGACGCCTTTGATTCACAAGGAATTGCACGGGCTGGCCGCCTACCTGTTGCGCGCCGAGCGTTCTGGCCACACGCTGCAGGCCACGGCCCTGGTCAACGAAGCGTATTTGCGCCTGGTCGATCAAGGGAGCGTGGCCTGGAGCAGCCGCGCTCACTTTCTGGCAATTGCCGCCAAATCGATGCGGCGCATCCTTGTAGAGCATGCCCGCGCCCACCGGCGACTCAAGCGCGGTGGCGGGGCGGTCAAAGTGTCGCTCGATCAGGTGGCCGAGTTGGCTGCTGCGGAGCGCGACGAGGAACTGCTCGTGCTCGACGAGGCGCTCGACGCTTTAGCTACAGTCGATCCCCAGCAGAGCCGGCTGGTAGAACTGCGCTACTTCGGTGGGCTGACTATCGAGCAAACCGCTGAAGCGCTCGCCATATCTCCCGCCACGGTCAAACGCCACTGGGGGATTGCCAAAGCCTGGCTGCACTGCTGGATGAGCGGTGATGCCGCTGAGCGCAATACGCTGTCCGCTCCTTAG
- a CDS encoding serine/threonine-protein kinase has translation MTPEQWKEIREALSVALARQGTDRLAYLDDLRLEPQLRQCLDKLLAAHDQQDGFLSAPILGSPLKSLLANRLPTQVGWAAGRRLGAYRLVGELGRGGMGVVYLAERADGLFSKRVAVKVLQPGRGAPLLLERFVQERQILANLEHPHIARLIDGGTSEEGLPYLVMEYVDGEPIDRYCRTQRLPVRERLALIEKVCRAVHHAHTLQVLHRDLKASNILVDGAGEPKLLDFGIAKLLDEQTPEAEQTATEWRMLTPSYASPEQIRGEAAGPSSDVFSLGVVLYELITARRPAGLKVGPLDEMLWTLGEQAAVPPSRAVAAGTDAGLPAGPQKVQIDGSIDPLVLRALAKAPADRYTSALEMAEAICTYLANCTTARGPRLPTAPSLDVSGWLRRPGRLASAGAGLALVLGIGGGFWWWGNSNSPAAARTIAVLPFANLNGDSRSAYFSDGMTFDITHQLGKIADLKVIASSAAMQYRGTTKDLREIARELRAGTLLTGSVQRSGDRVRIVSQLVDPATGEQLWSHDYERQLKDVFAIQAEVSEQIARRLQARLTPSEQSRLAQVPTASITAYDYYLRGRDYLRRRSRADNELAINLLKRALALDPNFALAHAGLGSAYGKKADTDGSPQRWEAESLQAIQKALALDPNLSQAHKALGSYYYGRGQYRLALAAFKRGAELNPSLPVVASAYGGLSAAMGNLEEGVRWSKRSIALNPTRSGYPTLGIIYAILGEDARAQQALEAAVSIEPDNVYALSYLSTLYKLRGQYGEARQVAQKILARDARELFGLTAAGDAERFAGRWSEAKAHYEKVLKITDRLDGESGQLQSTTILADIARREGQPTRAAQLLARSFQIDREAIDSGNEYYFYPFDLAAAYAVQGDKGSALRWLRRAIEAGWRDYRWLRCDPVFEGLRGDGEFERLVAQLKAQVEAMRQRVIAAESAGT, from the coding sequence ATGACACCCGAACAGTGGAAAGAAATCCGAGAAGCACTCAGCGTTGCCCTCGCTCGCCAGGGGACCGACCGACTCGCCTACCTCGATGATCTGCGCCTGGAACCGCAACTGCGTCAGTGTCTTGATAAGTTGCTCGCCGCCCACGACCAGCAAGACGGTTTTTTGAGCGCACCGATTCTCGGCTCACCCCTGAAATCGCTGTTGGCCAATCGACTTCCAACACAGGTAGGATGGGCCGCCGGTCGCCGTTTGGGCGCCTACCGGCTGGTGGGGGAGCTGGGTCGGGGCGGCATGGGGGTGGTCTACCTCGCCGAGCGCGCCGACGGTCTTTTCAGCAAGCGCGTCGCCGTCAAAGTCCTGCAACCGGGCCGGGGTGCGCCGCTGTTGTTGGAGCGGTTCGTCCAGGAACGGCAGATCCTCGCCAACCTCGAACATCCGCACATCGCCCGGCTCATCGACGGCGGCACCAGCGAAGAGGGGCTGCCTTATCTGGTGATGGAGTACGTCGACGGCGAACCGATCGACCGCTACTGCCGCACCCAGCGGCTGCCGGTGCGCGAGCGGCTGGCGCTCATCGAAAAAGTCTGCCGGGCGGTGCACCATGCCCACACCCTCCAGGTGCTCCACCGCGATCTCAAAGCAAGCAACATCTTAGTCGATGGAGCAGGTGAACCGAAGCTGCTCGACTTCGGCATCGCCAAGCTGTTGGACGAGCAGACACCGGAAGCTGAGCAGACCGCGACGGAATGGCGAATGCTCACCCCCAGCTACGCTTCGCCCGAGCAGATCCGGGGGGAAGCGGCAGGACCTTCCAGCGATGTGTTCTCCCTGGGGGTGGTGCTCTACGAGTTGATCACCGCTCGCCGGCCGGCGGGGTTGAAGGTCGGTCCCCTCGATGAAATGCTCTGGACGCTCGGCGAACAGGCGGCCGTACCACCCAGCCGGGCGGTTGCTGCGGGCACCGACGCCGGACTGCCCGCGGGTCCTCAAAAAGTTCAGATTGACGGGTCCATCGATCCGCTGGTGCTGCGCGCCCTGGCCAAAGCCCCTGCCGACCGCTACACCTCCGCACTGGAAATGGCTGAGGCGATTTGCACATATCTGGCCAACTGCACGACGGCGCGCGGTCCACGCCTGCCCACCGCACCTTCCCTCGATGTATCCGGGTGGCTGCGGCGGCCGGGAAGGCTTGCTTCCGCCGGTGCCGGGCTCGCTCTGGTGCTGGGGATCGGGGGGGGCTTCTGGTGGTGGGGCAACTCCAACAGTCCCGCCGCAGCGCGCACGATCGCTGTGCTGCCGTTTGCCAACCTGAACGGCGATAGCCGCAGCGCCTACTTCAGCGACGGAATGACCTTCGATATCACCCACCAGTTAGGCAAGATCGCCGATCTCAAGGTGATCGCCAGCTCAGCCGCCATGCAGTACAGAGGCACCACCAAAGACCTGCGTGAGATTGCCCGCGAGTTGAGAGCAGGCACCCTCCTGACCGGCAGTGTGCAACGCAGCGGCGATCGGGTGCGCATCGTCAGCCAACTGGTGGACCCGGCGACTGGGGAGCAGCTGTGGTCCCACGATTACGAACGGCAACTCAAAGACGTATTTGCCATCCAAGCCGAAGTCTCCGAGCAGATTGCCCGGCGGCTGCAGGCCAGACTGACCCCCAGCGAACAATCGCGCCTCGCCCAGGTGCCGACTGCGAGCATCACCGCCTACGACTACTACCTGAGAGGTCGCGATTACCTGCGCCGCCGCAGCCGCGCCGACAATGAACTGGCTATCAATTTATTGAAGCGGGCACTGGCCCTCGATCCGAATTTTGCCCTGGCCCACGCGGGTTTGGGGAGCGCGTACGGCAAAAAAGCTGACACCGACGGCTCACCGCAGCGATGGGAAGCCGAGTCGCTCCAGGCAATCCAAAAAGCCCTGGCCCTCGATCCGAACCTGTCCCAGGCCCATAAGGCTCTGGGCAGCTACTATTACGGGCGGGGACAGTATCGCCTGGCGCTCGCTGCATTTAAGCGGGGGGCCGAACTCAATCCCAGTCTGCCGGTGGTGGCAAGCGCCTACGGCGGCCTCAGTGCGGCGATGGGCAATCTCGAAGAAGGGGTGCGCTGGAGCAAACGATCAATCGCGCTCAATCCGACCCGCAGCGGCTATCCAACCCTTGGTATAATTTATGCGATTCTCGGAGAAGACGCCCGGGCGCAGCAGGCATTGGAAGCGGCCGTGAGCATCGAACCCGACAATGTGTATGCTCTTTCGTATTTGAGCACTTTGTATAAGCTGCGCGGTCAGTACGGTGAAGCTCGACAGGTCGCCCAAAAGATCCTGGCGCGCGACGCGCGGGAGTTGTTTGGGCTAACCGCTGCGGGGGATGCCGAGCGCTTCGCCGGGCGCTGGTCCGAAGCCAAAGCGCACTACGAAAAAGTGCTCAAGATCACCGATCGCCTCGACGGCGAGAGCGGACAGTTGCAATCGACAACCATCCTGGCCGATATCGCCCGGCGCGAGGGCCAGCCGACCCGTGCCGCCCAACTGCTCGCGCGCAGTTTTCAGATCGACCGCGAGGCGATCGACAGCGGCAACGAGTACTATTTTTATCCTTTCGATCTGGCTGCGGCGTACGCGGTGCAGGGCGACAAAGGCTCAGCGCTGCGCTGGTTGCGCCGGGCGATCGAAGCCGGGTGGCGGGATTACCGCTGGCTGCGCTGCGATCCGGTCTTTGAGGGGTTGCGCGGCGATGGCGAATTCGAGCGGCTCGTGGCGCAGCTCAAAGCCCAGGTTGAGGCGATGCGCCAGCGGGTGATCGCTGCGGAGAGCGCAGGGACTTAG